One stretch of Ananas comosus cultivar F153 linkage group 6, ASM154086v1, whole genome shotgun sequence DNA includes these proteins:
- the LOC109711178 gene encoding copper transporter 5.1, with the protein MMHMTFYWGKNVTILFDSWRTNSWLSYALSLLALLLAAAFYQYMEDRRIRFKILAKSKPSSSASSPPPYPATTIDAPLLRSAAVAAGGWAAPAKVATAVLFGVNSALGYLLMLAVMSFNGGVFVAVVLGLAAGYLVFRSGGEEDLIALENPCACS; encoded by the coding sequence ATGATGCACATGACCTTCTACTGGGGCAAAAACGTAACTATACTCTTCGACTCATGGCGCACCAATTCGTGGCTCAGCTACGCCCTCAGCCTCCTCGCGCTCCTCCTCGCCGCCGCGTTCTACCAGTACATGGAGGACCGTCGGATCCGCTTTAAGATTCTCGCCAAGTCCAAACCCTCCTCGTCGGCGTCGTCGCCGCCCCCGTATCCGGCGACGACGATCGACGCCCCCCTCCTCcgctccgccgccgtcgccgccgggggatgggcggcgccggcgaaggTCGCCACCGCCGTGCTCTTCGGCGTCAACTCCGCCCTCGGCTACCTCCTCATGCTCGCCGTGATGTCCTTCAACGGCGGCGTCTTCGTCGCCGTCGTGCTAGGGTTGGCCGCGGGCTACCTCGTCTTCCGCAGCGGCGGCGAGGAGGATCTCATCGCGCTCGAGAACCCCTGCGCGTGCTCGTGA